The Acropora palmata chromosome 3, jaAcrPala1.3, whole genome shotgun sequence nucleotide sequence attgtttataataattattatcatcaacatctttatttatattttgttaGTGCGAGATGCCCTTAAATGTCCTTTATTGAGAGAAGGCAACAGTCATCAACCTCGTCCAAATGGGGTTAATAGGTCGCTTATGAAAAGACGATGGCGGAGGAAACAACAACGCCacataaaaatgatatcattggTTAAAAGGTCataaataatcgtgctgcacgcgcAGCACGGAttttagcaaatatttttgggGTCCTCTGCAGAACGACGACATGAAAccaccaaatttgaggttttgacgacaacgtgaacatgCAACTGAGAATCTCTCATTCTCTATTTTTACCCTGAAATCTCTCGCATTAATTGACTTTTAGAATACGTCGCTAACAATTAATGTATGAACAAGGTGAAATAATCGTGAAAGACGTATGATAGAGCACCCAATTACTGTTGCTACTTTCTCCGTTGCTCTTGCTTTTATCATCTTCACCATAACCATCATCATTGccattattattgaaatgacGCAAATGAAGCAAATTACTCTTAGCATTATAGCATTGATATCatcaattaataataaattagtAGTACTACGATGGTagaagtaatatatcaaacactcgaaagagtgtttcatcaaatatccacttcgaagttggttgaaaaaactcGGCTGCACCTCgatttttcaacccacttctcagtgtttggatatctgatgaaacactcttcctcgtgtttgatatattacttctACAATCGTATTACTACtaatttattatcatcatcatcttacTATTATTCATATCATTATGATTATCAAAAGGAACGGATCTGCTTTCAACACTTGCTTTAGAAGAGGGTTTAGAAACTCTTGCGGATctagaaacaaacaagcctTTAATTAACAACGGTTCTCTTAAAATAGTTTCCCCGTTTAGAATGACACTCTTCGCTTTCGATATAGTTATCTCCCAAAAACATAAGCAACCGATAACgtaatttcttttaaactcGTCATCCGGTTTTTAGTTTGACAAATGATTTGCAAGGGCTGTCACTAAAAGTGGGACGGGGACGCGGGGACGTGGGACACGGGGACGTGGGGACGCGGGGACGTggggacgcggggacgcggggacgcgAGGACTTTGGAACTCGGAGACGCGCGGGGATTCGAGgacgtgataaacaaatagcACTGAAACAATTGCGCTGAATTggtaaaatactttttttgagagtcaaatgtaaaataatctaATATGCTGGAGAGTTTGTCAGACCAGTAGCTGATGATTTCAAGCGTCCATGATTCCTCCTTGCCTATTTTACCGAGAGAGCTCTGTTAGCGGAAAATGAATAACGTCGTGCTTAATTTCTATCTCTATTCACTCAGAAAGGTTAGATGTTGTAGTGTTTAGGTAAATGGACAGAACACAAATTTCTTAGCAAAATAACAGgtttaacttgaaaattggTATATGTTGTCAGCTGGCATGCACAACTTATCTTAGTGATTAAATATTGTTGCTTTGAAACTTACGAAATTAGTCCTGAATAAACATTCATGTTCGCTTCATTTCaatgaagaataaacaaataacttCTTTGTTGAGATCATAGATTAATGACATTCGTAAACACCGAATGTAATAAATCACTTCCTATCGAAATCTAAACCAGTAATATGGACATACATACGAGACGTATCTGCACATTCAGATTCTAGGAAcgaaaatggaagaaataaacaatttttggaCAATGCCTTTACTGAAGTAAACATAACGATCTAAATTAGCGAGGATATGGCACGGATGTTCAACTGGATTGACAAGAAAACTCAGTTACTTACCAGGAAAGTCCTCCATGGCTGCCCACAACGTTTAAGACCCCCTGCGTTGGAACTATTCCGCCAACAGAGCACTCTCGGTAAAATATGTCAGGTgctatttgtttatcacgtcCTCGAATCCCCGCGCGTCTCCGAGTTCCGAAATCCTCGCGTCCCCACGTCCCCGCGTCCCCACGTCCCCGCGTCCCCACGTCCCCACGTCCTCGCATCCCACGTCCCCGTCCCACTTTTAGTGACAGCCGTTTGCAAGTGACTTCGGTGTCTCGTCTTTCAAAGAGCACGAACAATTTCATGGCTAACCAGCAAGGACTAAACACCGACCTTTTTCCTCGTTGATAAGACCAGCTGTTGAACTGAGTTTATCCAGCAACTCTCTAAGATGAAGAACTCGGTCCGCTTGCACGAAACCCTCcctgcaaaaaagaaaaacaaacatagTTAGCCACTCATTCTGTCGAATAATCTCCCTCCGCCATAAGTCTTTGCAACTTGTAAAGTGCTGACTTGCAAAtcacgtttttgtttttgctatttATGCCATCTTAAAATTGGTTTTTAATTTCCTAACAACGAACTGTAacttatttatatttaatatCAAGATTGTTTGGTTTGATCATAATCGAATGCTGTTTACAAAAGAAGACTGATTCACGGTTCGTCGCTAGCTTCTTTTTCAcctaatttcattttaaatgatatttttaatttgtttttttttttttggatagaGCATGTCGTCAGCTTTAGACTCTACAACTCTACAGTATGCggcagaaatatttttttttgttggtgaAGTTAACGAAGGCAGAACCGAAAGCAAATTATTTCCCagtcattattttgttgtctTGAAGAGCTGAATAAtcactttcacttttttcaagtttacGGAAATTGAACAAGGACAAACTGTTAATAACGTTTGATAGAggtattatttttctttgagaagAACTTGCAGAATACAAAAAGTCTGAGACATAAGGTTGTTTGTGGTTTCGTTGCACTCCTTCATTAAGTCAATTTTACCTAATCTTTGATAGATTAGATTGGTCACAATTAGTATGTTCACGACCATCAGAATAGAAGCCATCGTTGTATTTTCATGAAACTCACACCTTCGTAAGGTTGGAACcaagaatttttttgaaaaaggtccGTAAAATAAATGAACTATTCTGTTTCCACGATCTGTTTCAGTCTGAAGATAATaattgtcatcattattattgacGTCTTACATTTCAGCAGTTATAGCATCTGATTTCATCCTTCAAacctttctatttttttgATAATTTCTGACATTTCTGGTCTCTCAGCTGGATTGTCCTGTAAACATTCACGCACCAAATTCCTTAAAACATGGCTTTTCACAAGAAGAACTTGTTGATGACGTCTTTGTGGATCTGGCATTTCCCGAATGCACATTTCACAGAGAAGAACACCAAAGCTGTACACATcaacctgaaagaaaacatttataATGCTAATGATAAAAAGGCTTATTGTAGAAGAGAGGTCTGACTGATTGTACAGtaactgtaaaataaaagaccCATATTGAGTGAGAAATAATACAATGATTATTTTCACAAAAGGAATTCAAAACTCTCTAATCCAGGACAAAAATTATTGCCAAAATACAAGTGACCTGATAGCTACTTTTCACTGATTTTGCATAGTTAGTGCCACTGGCTGGTATTCGCAGAGAATAAAAAAGACTAATGTAGACAGTTTTATTAATACTTAACtcacataaaagaaaaacaatttatgcACCAAATGTAAAAGCATTACTACAGCAAAGATACCTTCTTTAAGAAATTTCTTGCCACTAAAAAGGTGGATAGAAAAGTGTCTTTGAAAGGAACCATCAAAGCCACGTTTTTGGAAGAGCAACTGATACCACTAATCCAACAAAATCTTgctattaaaaaaattttacgGCAAGTCCCCATCTTTATCCATATTATTTCTACTGATTAATCATGTCATGTCCCTAAGCAAAATGagctactttttttttcttcctctgtAAACCTGACTATGTTTTGTTGGCCAGAAATGAAAATAGTATGCTGAAAGTTAAGATCAATGGCTCATAAACTAACCTTGGGTGTTTGGTTAGATGAAACCGCTTCCGGTGCACTGTAAATCTCAGCACCAGGGGCTCTTGTCACAGTCTGTTGCACAAATTTCGCAGTGCCGTAATCTGACACTTTCCCTCTCCATTGGTCACCCTGTCGCCAAAGCAACACATTTGCGCTACTGACATCTCTATGTAGAATGGGAGACGGCTTCATTTTGTGAAGATAGTTCAATGCAAGAGATACATCCAAAGAAATGATGGATATTTCGATGTCAGCCAGTTGACACTGCTCAAGCAAAGCTCGCAAGCTTGTATCCAGGAGCTCAGTGATGAAAAGAGGAATTCCATCATCATTTGTTGCTCCGATAAACTGAAGCAAACAAGGATGGCGGCATCTCGAGGCAATGttcatttctctttcaaaCAGACGTCTGTTGTAAGGTGAGAGAATCAGCTCATGAATTTCCTTCACAGCAACTTTGCAGCCTCTAAAAGTTCCAAGGACAACTTTTCCCCACCCTCCCACCCCTAAGCATTTGTCAGTAGTTTGAACCTCATCACGAGAAACTACCCAATCACAAGGGTCTTTCATTTGCTGACACTCCTCCAGTGCTCGTTGAGCTGTGGCAAGAGACGTTTCTAGTTCATGCACCTGAGCTTTCTTAGCTCTTAAATCTGTctgcaaattattattttgaaatgcaAGTTCATCCCTTTCTTCTTGCAcatcatttttctctttctccaactggcatttttcaagcttcaatctgctgttttcatttttcagtttctgtaAGTCCTCCAAAGCTTGTTGAAGTGAAGTTGTGTCAAGTGAAGTTGATTGGCTTGAAGATGCACTTTCTTCAAACTGACTTTGGTTGACACTTGGAGTATCAAAATTTTTTGGCTGGCGAAGCTTTAGGtcactttttcctttcaaaaatgATGGAATAACTGACACCAATTTTGATTTAATGTTGACTTGACCATAGTCATTTCTCGTTGGTGACTTGGAAGGAGTTCTTAACTCTGAATTATCACCTTCCAATGGTGCAAGTTTATCAAGACCAACAAAAACACCAGAGTCTGGAGCACACGCAAAATATTGCTTGTTTTCATATGTTCCGTCAGATGTTCCACAGCCTGGATTTTGCTGAAAGATTTAAAAGTGCAAGAAAACATGTTATGGCCATATACATTTCTTGATACGTACCTTGGGAACTACTAGGGATTAGTTGACCTCTGAATCTGTACTTAATTGTTCCTCCAgcataaaaacagagaattgaaggggtgtgtggaataaggccttaagtgacttttgatgcaatgtcaaattctcctagtcattcacaaatgagtacaaggaaatttggagcgagaatctggtaatttatcagaagtcacttaaggcttttctccaggcacccctgcaatttaTCTAATGTCGGCCAAAATTTACTGACTGAAACAGATTGCAAGTCAAAATTTTTGTGTGTAATGTTTTGCAAGCTACCATTGTGAACACATGctttcttttccatttcatGCTTCCTCTGTACCATTAATAAGCTGACAGATCAAGCTGGTTTGGGTCTACAGCTGTAACCATTATGAATGTCAATTTCCTTATCTTTTTTGAACCCTTCTTCATGAAGCCACACACTGTTCATTACAAATACACATTCAACGAGTTTAGTGttatattttgaagttgtcACCCCtcttgctaaaaaaaaacacaaaaaaaccaAGGTATGTTTGCACCACCTTTTGTCTGTGCATTGGAAACACCACCTTCCTCCTCCCATTTAAAACAAACACTTAAGAATCCCATTATTTTTAACCAGGTTCAGTGGCAATGCAAGCCATGTTGTGATACCTGCAAGCAGAGTCACCATATTCCTCAACAAATCTGTAGCATAAACTTATAAAAGATCAGGTGTGAGTTTTCACTTTAGAAACAACAGTGGATGGTTTGAATCTacaagaattttaatttgccTTTCAAAAACTTCCGACTCTAACAAAGatcccatgcaaaatgctaGCATATAAACTTCTGGTCAGTGCTCCAGGTGAAACATGAAAGCATTACAGAGGGGACATTTGTGTAGCTGCACCTGGAAAAAATTCCTCAAGCACCCAGAGAAAGTTATCATAAAccacacaaagaaaaagatgttATTAGGAAacatgattttgcaaagtgaATTCCTGCAAATACATGTATGACCACAAGGTTTGTTTAAAATTGCATGCCCCAAATTCATTATCCTGA carries:
- the LOC141877966 gene encoding uncharacterized protein LOC141877966, translating into MKLTVQEADLLLAISSVTSRYRICFARKLLDFGKRLEYGSRVLVAIKGFSKKLPGVVWFKGELPSSPGTMFGIELHQNPGCGTSDGTYENKQYFACAPDSGVFVGLDKLAPLEGDNSELRTPSKSPTRNDYGQVNIKSKLVSVIPSFLKGKSDLKLRQPKNFDTPSVNQSQFEESASSSQSTSLDTTSLQQALEDLQKLKNENSRLKLEKCQLEKEKNDVQEERDELAFQNNNLQTDLRAKKAQVHELETSLATAQRALEECQQMKDPCDWVVSRDEVQTTDKCLGVGGWGKVVLGTFRGCKVAVKEIHELILSPYNRRLFEREMNIASRCRHPCLLQFIGATNDDGIPLFITELLDTSLRALLEQCQLADIEISIISLDVSLALNYLHKMKPSPILHRDVSSANVLLWRQGDQWRGKVSDYGTAKFVQQTVTRAPGAEIYSAPEAVSSNQTPKVDVYSFGVLLCEMCIREMPDPQRRHQQVLLVKSHVLRNLVRECLQDNPAERPEMSEIIKKIERFEG